In the Motacilla alba alba isolate MOTALB_02 chromosome 6, Motacilla_alba_V1.0_pri, whole genome shotgun sequence genome, CCTTCCAGCTAAGGATATAACACCAAAGTCTTACAGAAGAGACTGGAACTCCTACTGACCTACAGATCCATCTACTAACTCCCACAAAGGGAGGACTGGAAGAAGAGTTTACTTTTCTCttgattaaaatgaaaaccCTGACTTAAGAAGGACTAGTTCTGCTTCATGTAGAAAATGACTGAAGAAATCATTCTGCTTCACTGCATTTTGATTCACATTTGAACCATGAACCAGGCAGAACTGATGGCTCAATAGCTTTATACAAGACTTTAAAATTCAACAACTTGAATATTTTGCTAAATCTGTACTTCcctatttaaaaacacatttcagtaCAGATTAACACTGAATTTGTAGGTCTTTCATCTGTCCTGGTAGTGGCAGTTAAGACTTGTGAAGATCAACATAGCAATTGAGAGAAACCAGAGGAATAACAAAAGCCATCAACAGCTAGCACAGCACGCTTGCTACCTACTGAAACAAGCTGCATTCTGAAGTGTATGCAGACAGCACTTTTTAAAGATATTACTGATCATTGAAAGgataagcatttttaaagaggtttttcttctataaataaagaatatttacatttttctcagaCAGGAAACAGCTTCAGGGCTTTACACCCTCTTGCCTGAAATGGAGATTTGTAAGACTTAATGCTACAGATAGTCAGGTTTTTCCAATCCCGGGAGCTGGCTTGCGTTTTTCAAAACAGCGTGGGGTTTGCACAACCTCAAATCAACTAAAGATGCAGacattttgtgatttttttcccccatttccaaTCATGATTGCTGGATATGTTGCCAAAAAGTCTACTGGAGAGATTAATATGATTGCAAGGTTCTGAAGAAATCAGCATGCGACATTTGAAAAGATTACATTTTAAGACAGGAGTGAAGACAGAACAATCTTCTTAGCCATCCTTCAAGGAAAGGGTTCACAGGAGTTTCATGGCTCTCTGCTACAGTCTCTAAAATCCGTTCTGCCAATGTCTTGGGAAATTCCATTTCTTCCTCAGAGATCAATGCTGGTGCACTGAGTTGTCTTGTCAGAAAAAAGGTAGACAGCAtgtgtttggtgtttttttttttttttgtaacagcTTCTAACAAAAACcatgagcagggaaaaaaaaaatccacataagGCTTTTAACAGCAGGAGTATTTCACGGTCCGTGCATTCCTTCTGCCTTGGTGTCCAATCAATAATCTTAACATACACTGTCTTGCAACATGGGTCTGCTTTCATATTCAGAAGGCATTACTTGCCTTCACAGCTTCAATATCAGAAATCAATGTTCTGGCtaggaaaatcccaaaaatctaaaaagataaaaaatatacCATTTTGTGAGATAAAATACTTGTCATGCACCAGTCTGTAAGATGTTTGTTGGCAAGTTCAGATATCATTTCATAGCCAAGATCATCCATCAAAGCATAGCTATTACTAAAAGGTAATAAAGGCAACAGAATCCTGCAGGTAATAAAACTCATGAGAGAGATGCTTTCATGTAGAACTTCAGCAGCTTTCTAAATAATAAGCTTTCAGATGCCTTAGAGCTAGAAGAAATTCACTTAACCAAGTCTGAGTGTCATAAACACCCATGCTTACCTACTGCTAAAGCTACAAAGCAGACATTGGTTCCACAACTTTGAATAACAACCCAGTCAATTttcagatgaatttttttttaaatacagacaGAATGTACAATTACCGGTACTAAAATGAAATTCTTGTCACAGGCAACACAGTAGTCCCAGATTATTCagagacattttaaatttgaaattttaacaTTCATGTCAGTTCTCAGGGAAATCTTCCTTTACAAACTGAGGATGAACTTGTAACTCAGCAAATTTCCTAAAACATTCTTAGCAATAATATAAAACTGGGGTGAAGTTCTGGAAAGCTGAaagatttcatttaaatgtaGTCAGGTTTTGTCTAATTCTCAGTCCCACAATGAAATAGCTTAATGCACAAGAAAGACCCAAttggaaaatacaaataacTGAAAGTGATTTCACAGAGCCTCGGGACATGAATAGAGAACAACATTGTCAAGTTACTGTCAATCAACACATTGCCAAAAGATTAAACTTTGTGTCTTTACCATCCTCCTAGCAAGAAGTGCTGTTCTTAGCACAGCATTTCTCAAACCCATGGAAGCATTATCACCAGATGGtgataaaaatatatcaaaCCCTAAGCTACAGAGGGCAGGATTACCAGGGTTGGAGAAAGGATTTTCCATGTAATTGACAATAGTGTTGAGTATAGAGTGCTAGCAAAAGACCTTTCTGTAGCAGAATTTAAAGTTTATTGTTTCCCATAAGAGTGAAGGAACTTCACAGCATAGCAATTAACGCAGTGCAAACAACTGCCACAATGAAAGCAGCATCCGCCTTGAAAGCAGCAATGGAACATGCTTTACTGAGAATTTCAGCTCCCTCTCTGATGAGGTAACAGAAGTCACCATCTTCCATCTGGTTCGGCTAACATCACATTTGCTACCTGTTCACCTATTTCCCTGCTCTTACATTCCCAACCTTTTTGAGCAGCCTGCTACCATCACTTTAGGTTAGCCACTGCAGGTCACCTACAGCTGGCTGAGGTAACCTTAGCATGAAGGACAAGGCTGTATCTTTATCAGTTCAGGCTTGTGGTAGAAGGCTGGAGCTCAGATCTACTGGAGCAGACAGAAGATACCCCCTCCTAAATGACATTGAAACACAGGGAATATTTGCTATAATAATCATATATTACATATGACCATATTAATATTACTATATATATCCCAATTATTAAACACTGTTATTACTGCACTGAATTTTTATAATAACCTTCAGTGCTTTGTGCAACAGGTGTTTTTACACTAACTCCCCTTTACTATAATTAGTGTTTCTGCCATCCTCTTAGCAAACCTAAAAAATCcacattcaaaatatttattttacctCTGTCGATAATTACTTTTACCTTCAGCAGGTCTTTATCTGcaaacatgacttttttttcaaagaatcataaaaataacaacTAACCTGGAGCAGTGAGATAGCTATGAAGACACCTGCAACAATGTAGATATTTCGGGGTAACCAAGCTTCAAGCGCATGGATACATCCTTTGACAAAAATTTGATCATCCCATTGACTTTTGCTCTGAAGGTAGAAAGGAAGAATAAGAATATTACTTTTCTGCTCAAGTTTACTATAAGATCAATCACATGATCTAGCTAAACTAATGCTTTGTCATTTCTGCAATAAAGTTTTTAACCACACTTCAAAAATACACATCTGAATTGGGCAATGCCAGACATTGATATTTGCATCTTCCTGGAAATCCTGTTTATCAGAAACATGGTAGAATTAGCAGATAATAGACTAGCAGATAGTAGGTCAAATTAGCAAACAACAGATCAGCAGATTTAGACTATTACAACTGGTAATTGAAATGCACACTTGAAATCCAAGTCCTATCCCTTTTTGAAACTCACCTTTCCCCCCCATCTGTTCCCACTTGTTTTCTCTCCGCTCCCACAGTAGAAAGTTACTTTAAACAAAGGACAATGTCTACTTTGCTCTACACCTGTAGTATGATGTAGCACAGTCCTTAGTTCCTAGAATCTTGAGCTGACACCTCTATCAGCAATCCCACCAGTTACAGTTTTGTCTATGCAGGCACAGAACATGACAGACAGCACCTTACCTTCTTCCTGATATCATAGCCACACTGCGTATTCACAACTTTTTGCTGCAAAGCAAAAGAGATTGATTTGTTTATTTGCAATCTACCTGGACTCTCTTCTGCTCACAGgaagtttttctattttttatatcCATAAACAGATCAAATGTCAGAGcaaaccatttttaaaagcatttttagtaaaaacaagcaaagaaacacaagaaaattaaGGACAAAGCAAAGGTGTGTACTATAGATGATGGTATCAGATTATATCCTTCACCAGTAATCTCAGCTGCTTGTATCACTTGGCATTCAACGAGCAACTTTTTAACATGAAAactgcactgccagcacagaggtgaGACACCTGCATTTACAAAATTTATATTAAGTTTTACTGAAATATTCATAATAGAATCTCCCAATTAACAGACTTAAGCATCCTTTTTCCTGCTTAAATACAGCAccagcaacagaaaaatgttcagTTGAACAGTACTGCTCCAAACTAGGCTAGAAAATGATTACTGGGGAATCTGAACGTGGAATATGGCCTTGAAAAAGGCTTTCCTTGGCTGAATTCCAATACAATCAGAAGCCTACCAGGTATTAAATATAACTTACCAATGGCTCTCTCAGCACAAGCACTGCTGGATGGATTTTAAGCTGTAAGTATTCCCAATAACACCATAAAGCACTATAAGTTAGCCTCTACCTCCACATTTTGGCATCTGCTGCAAGGCTCAAAAATTTCACAAAGTTTCACAAAGTTTCATAAAACAAGTTAACCAATAAGCACCTAAACCTTGCCAAAACCAAGGACTGACTCAGAAGCTCTAAACTTCATACATGAGTACTTCACTAATTACTGACAAACAAGCAGCAAATGGAGTTACTCTGCCTGTCTGGCAGAGGGGTGGTGAAACATTAATTCCAACGGGGGCAAACACACTCTTGGAGCTCTCAGCTCCTTACAAGCCAGAAAAAGGCCAGGGATCCAATGAAATTACAAactgggaataaaaaaaagctaGCCACAGTGCTTCAGATCCAAACCATACTAAAATGGCTTGAATTCCTGGTGACAGCACATTTTCAGTTAACAGGTTGCCACATTTAGACTCTAAAAGGAGtgcaacagaaacacaaaaaaaaagtttgtctGCACAAGAGTGATTTTTGGTGGTTTAGGACATCTCAAAGCCCTTCAACACCTTATTCAGGAAGTACTTCCTGTCATAACTTGACAATGTCAGGGCAAAAACAAAGCCAGGAAACAACTTACAGCAGGATCAGGTAtacaacaggaaaaaggaaCTCCGCACTTCTCACGACTTTTGCTTTCACTCTTGCAGTCAAAGTATATGTTAAAGTCCCAGTCTTCTGGACCTTGTGCACCACAGCAATGGTTCTGCAGcagataaaaacatttcaaaagtcTGTTCAGTGGACAAGTTCTCTCTAAAATATCTCCAAACAGTAAGTGTTTGCTTACAAATCTTCACCATCCCTAAGCCTGTGCAGAGTCAATGACAAcagcagagtaaaaaaaaatgaacagacaTGAAATCAAGGCAATACATCTGGAATACTGCTCCTGGATACAGGTGTCAGCATGTCGAgcaaaatcataaaaattatcattttgGATGTAATTGTCTTACAATCAGTTCCATTGCAaagtttttttaacagaaagctttttcttagggagcaggagaaaggggagCAAATGGGAAAGGTCAAAGACAGATGCATGCCTGAGCTTCCACAACAGACATGGATGTCATGGtatcttccctccctgctgctttcaaTACAGAAGGAAGGAAACCAGCACATCTGTAACACAGTACTATTAGCTacaaattattataattctATAAAAAATACGTAAACTTTAAAATCTATATTCTCCTACATCAAAGAAGTGACAGGATATGAACTTACAATTCTCTGTAGTGAATCAATGATGTTCTGGAGGTCAATGTCGTCTCGGTAGGATTTAATGTTATTCTCAAAGAATTCTTTTACCCTGTCCCTCACCCAGTCCTGGAACAGGAAAGCCATAACTGCTACTGCCAGCTCCAACAGGAATATAAACACAATTGTTCCACAGAACTGTAAAAAAGAAAGTTCTAAATTAGAAAATATGAATTCACTTTGAATGCATTCCTATACCACGAGAAACAGACACAGAATGGGGTTCAAATTTTGATTCAGTACAGACACTGAGCACAGTACGAATACAAGGTAAAGAAACCCCAAGAGGCAGAGTTGTCCTTTTGTTTTCGTCACCTGAACTTGACCATAAAAAGACCATCAGACAAAGTCAttcacagcagtgaaaacaCTAATAATTGAGAATCTGTAAAACAATGGGCTAAAGAAGCCTTTATTAGCTCTTGGATTGTTTCtagttctgtttttttttaaatttttgtccAGCTTAGCTGTTTTCAGATCTAAAGCAAAAAAGCTACAGTATAAAAACAACCATTTAAGAAATTTTACATCAGTCACAGAAGTCCCAAAGTTTTGCCAACATGTACAAgaaacttaaaatttttaaggGATTTTGTTCCACTATATTATATTCTCTCAGTGATTCCTAACTGACTAAGCACATCCCATAACAACACAATGTTAGATTCTGATATACCTACTATAAcatcactgcagagcagaacaaattaaaaaggCAGGGAAGAACACGTTCCACAGAGGAGAACAGATAAGCTGGAACCACCCTGCTTTCAATACCATTACTCAGAGATCTGTCAAGACAGCAAGTTTACCGTATACTTTGCCACAAACCAAATTCTATCGTGAATTATCTGAGTTTGCTCCCAGTTCTTCATCATTTGCAGCTTTCACACATATAATAATTCCTTCATGTAATGATGTTACTTACGAACTTCAGCAGGCAGATGTTTTCTCTCAGTGCTCCCACACAACCAGCAAATCCCAAAGTAAACATCACTATTCCCACCACTAAGACAAGCACCACTGGGTCCAGACCGTGAAGACCAGTCACCTTTGTCAGATCAGACAACACAccctgaaagaaaaaaccagaacagaatGTGACCACTGTAAGCATGTTATTCACTCAGCATTCCTTCTGGATGATTTCCACATGATTCCGAATGAACTGGTTGCAAACCCTTCAACTTGCAAACAGtgacaccaacaaaaaaaagtcttgttGGAAAATGGTCATTGACAATACCAGTTCTCTTCACCCCAGAAGAAGTATTATAGTTATAGCTAGTAATTCTCTTAGTAAGTCAGTTTCTCAGGCTACATCCCCCTACATCTATTTGGCAAACAGAATTCCACAAGATGGTGCCAAAAGCTCAATTCTATCACTGAATGTTCTTTAAGTTTCAAGGTAAAAGGATTAATGTTTTATATCAACTTGAAATGCATATTTCAGAAGGGCACTCCAATATCGTGGtctaaaaaatatattaagaaaaCACTTCCAATCCTAATGTTTAagtgggagaaagggaaagacaTTCTAAGGACAAAGCACCTTATGGATGACATTTGAAAGAGggaaataatctctttttttattttcaagggaagcatatttttcctctctttttagTTACAACCCTTCTAGTGCCAAAGAGTCTTAGTAGTGCTCCTCCGAACGCTTTCAGAAATATAAAAGTATAGTCTAAACACTCCCCTTTCACCCCTGATAAATATTCTTACACTACAAGCAGTTAACGATTCTCTATATTTGCAATTTGCCTAACATAGaagcaatattttcttttttttaactatcCAGAAACCACTTATCTTGACAATAATCTTTGTTATGAAGCCTGTGTGTGTAGGTTGCTCAATGTACGTGAATGCAACGCTAACACAGTAAAAACCTTCCTTTTACTTTGTAGAttaggttttaaaaaattattacacCAGCTACCATTAAAATTCCATCAAACAGACATAGCAGGATTCTCATGGGGTGTGCAAGAACAAGATGGAACATGCAGAAGAAGACAGAAGGGACACACAACAAACTCTTCATGAGAATGATTTGCAGGGACACCCAGACAGCCTTGCAGTAGTCTGCGTGTTCATCACACAACCATCAACAATACACAGAACATTTtgataaggaaatattttcacttttgaaactaagaaataacaaaattcaACACAACACCCCATCATCATATGcccactatttttttctttataaagtaTATGCTCAAGGTAACCATGTTTGGTGTAAGAGAAAAACATCATAGAGACTTGCAATAAGCTGCCCAATTCTTTCAGTAAAATGCAAATTACTGTCTTTCTACCAGGTACGTGTTCTAGAACAAAGTGTCAAAGATATACATCCCAAGAAAACACCTTGGAAAAAGCCCCATCACTTCT is a window encoding:
- the TSPAN14 gene encoding tetraspanin-14; translation: MHYYRYSNAEVSCWYKYLLFSYNIVFWLAGVAFLAAGLWAWSEKGVLSDLTKVTGLHGLDPVVLVLVVGIVMFTLGFAGCVGALRENICLLKFFCGTIVFIFLLELAVAVMAFLFQDWVRDRVKEFFENNIKSYRDDIDLQNIIDSLQRINHCCGAQGPEDWDFNIYFDCKSESKSREKCGVPFSCCIPDPAQKVVNTQCGYDIRKKSKSQWDDQIFVKGCIHALEAWLPRNIYIVAGVFIAISLLQIFGIFLARTLISDIEAVKASNAF